One region of Brachybacterium saurashtrense genomic DNA includes:
- a CDS encoding ATP-binding protein — protein MVSTREELEALLAELRAHRGDSTSVEVKQARHGMPEDIGTTLCAFANMPDGGLLILGVSETGGFSTTGVEDPAAIEAGLATIARQTVKPAPYIETDSLDHDGLWVVTCRVAPLAPSAKPATYRGDAYLRQADGDYVMGPADLHMIEVAGLHDRERLDYDSAVVSGSARADFDEELVDSLIHHAQRTSPRLRQMDRETVLRQLGAVSESGTPTTAGLYALGNYPQGLLPALRVTAAVQLPRDGSGARTQNLQVFDGPLPDLLSSALQWVSANLSTRQVYGADGNLRSLPELPLQAVREAIANALVHRDLGPDTLGVGRSIDIRMTAGALTVTSPGGLRGVTLRQIMGSSHARAAVNQRLYAIAQFLRTADGANIIEGEGGGVTEILRSTVEADLRRPRLIDTGVTFTTIIWRGAIVDADDERWLRERAEGRPLTHLQKQVLLRARDRKSWRVEDLRAEFSPLSQQEADEQLAQLVRWGLITADLSDDVPVSMAPVARPSGTGRAGGSAAPGRDHPGGKNGPPVLTAMGDGATAAQVIERTGLTPRQVTYALSKLQDAGLVAMSGGQGKRGTIYTPTPTSRD, from the coding sequence ATGGTGAGTACGCGGGAAGAGTTGGAAGCGTTGCTCGCCGAGCTGCGCGCCCACCGGGGAGACTCGACGTCGGTGGAGGTCAAGCAGGCGCGTCACGGCATGCCGGAGGACATCGGCACCACTCTCTGCGCGTTCGCGAACATGCCCGACGGCGGTCTGCTCATCCTCGGAGTGAGCGAGACCGGCGGCTTCTCCACGACAGGTGTCGAAGATCCCGCAGCGATCGAAGCGGGGCTGGCGACGATCGCGCGGCAGACGGTGAAACCCGCCCCGTACATCGAGACCGACTCACTCGACCACGACGGGCTCTGGGTCGTGACCTGTCGTGTCGCCCCGCTCGCACCTTCGGCGAAGCCGGCGACCTACCGCGGCGACGCCTATCTCCGCCAGGCTGACGGCGACTACGTCATGGGGCCAGCAGACCTGCACATGATCGAGGTCGCAGGCCTCCACGATCGCGAGCGCCTCGACTACGACTCGGCAGTCGTGAGCGGCTCGGCGCGTGCGGACTTCGACGAGGAGCTCGTGGACTCACTCATCCACCACGCTCAACGGACATCGCCTCGTCTCCGACAGATGGACCGCGAGACCGTACTTCGCCAGCTCGGCGCTGTCTCCGAGAGCGGTACGCCGACGACGGCTGGGCTCTACGCGTTGGGGAACTATCCCCAGGGCCTCCTCCCCGCCCTCCGTGTCACGGCCGCTGTCCAACTGCCTCGCGACGGGAGCGGCGCGAGAACCCAAAACCTCCAGGTGTTCGACGGCCCGCTGCCTGATCTCTTGAGCTCTGCACTGCAGTGGGTCAGCGCCAACCTCTCCACACGACAGGTGTACGGTGCCGACGGCAATCTCCGATCGCTTCCCGAGCTCCCGTTGCAGGCCGTCCGTGAGGCCATCGCGAATGCGCTGGTTCACCGCGATCTGGGACCCGACACCCTCGGGGTCGGGCGCTCGATCGACATCCGCATGACTGCTGGAGCCTTGACGGTCACGAGCCCCGGTGGTCTCCGTGGGGTCACTCTCCGGCAGATCATGGGCAGCTCCCATGCACGCGCGGCGGTGAATCAACGTCTGTACGCGATCGCTCAGTTCCTCCGCACCGCGGACGGCGCCAACATCATCGAGGGTGAGGGCGGCGGCGTCACCGAGATCCTCCGTTCCACGGTAGAGGCGGATCTCCGGCGGCCTCGTCTCATCGACACGGGGGTCACGTTCACGACGATCATCTGGCGGGGCGCGATCGTCGACGCAGACGACGAGAGATGGCTCAGGGAGCGCGCCGAAGGGAGACCGCTCACTCATCTCCAGAAGCAGGTGCTGCTCCGAGCCCGCGACCGGAAGTCGTGGAGGGTCGAAGATCTTCGCGCCGAGTTCTCTCCGCTCAGTCAGCAGGAGGCAGACGAGCAGTTGGCACAGCTCGTCAGGTGGGGTCTCATCACTGCCGATCTCAGCGACGACGTGCCGGTGTCCATGGCACCGGTTGCGCGCCCGAGCGGCACTGGTCGTGCGGGGGGCAGCGCTGCTCCCGGCCGTGACCACCCCGGCGGGAAGAACGGCCCGCCCGTGCTGACCGCGATGGGGGACGGTGCGACGGCCGCGCAGGTCATCGAGCGCACGGGCCTCACTCCCCGCCAGGTCACGTATGCGCTGTCGAAGCTCCAGGACGCCGGCCTCGTCGCGATGAGCGGCGGGCAAGGGAAGCGGGGAACGATCTACACCCCTACCCCGACCTCCAGGGACTGA
- a CDS encoding DEAD/DEAH box helicase family protein — MNRTDMTLDDQLIEQIASRFDLRAPNKNALRAVVQQIAAPAKKYLTAGGYPEIVADLATGVGKTYLMAALVEYAAQQGVRNVLVVTPNSTIQRKTIANFDRASAKHVQGAEIAPVMVTPENFRTAQTGAQLRDPHRLKVFVFNVQQLTAPTAALTRRTHTPDEVLGQALYEHLETVRDLLVIADEHHVYREQAKKFSSAVRDLGPLALVGLTATPGPHRHRPDRVRVHAR; from the coding sequence ATGAACCGCACCGATATGACCCTGGACGATCAGCTGATCGAGCAGATCGCTTCCCGCTTCGACCTGCGGGCCCCGAACAAGAACGCGCTCCGCGCCGTCGTGCAGCAGATCGCGGCACCGGCGAAGAAGTACCTGACGGCGGGCGGCTATCCGGAGATCGTCGCGGACCTCGCCACGGGCGTCGGAAAGACGTACCTGATGGCGGCGCTGGTCGAGTACGCGGCCCAGCAGGGCGTGCGCAACGTCCTGGTCGTCACCCCGAACTCGACCATCCAGCGCAAGACGATCGCGAACTTCGACAGAGCCTCGGCAAAGCATGTGCAGGGCGCGGAGATCGCCCCTGTGATGGTGACCCCGGAGAACTTCCGCACCGCCCAGACGGGGGCTCAGTTGCGCGACCCGCACCGGCTGAAGGTGTTCGTCTTCAACGTCCAGCAGCTCACTGCGCCGACGGCCGCCTTGACGAGGCGGACCCACACGCCGGATGAGGTGCTGGGCCAGGCGCTGTACGAGCATCTCGAGACGGTGCGTGACCTGCTGGTGATCGCGGACGAGCATCACGTGTACCGGGAGCAGGCGAAGAAGTTCTCCAGCGCGGTGCGTGACCTGGGACCGCTCGCCCTGGTGGGCTTGACCGCGACCCCCGGACCGCACCGACATCGCCCGGATCGCGTTCGAGTACACGCTCGGTGA
- a CDS encoding STM3941 family protein, producing the protein MTSTEGTTTSPQIEQWAAALARGEKVTFHRSRAKNLLLAVLMLPLALIPAAVALATTFPEAIISWLITLLLLGCAVVFGRRAMSRTPLAVVTEEGITSAKNTAAGPVPWGQITRVTTLASGASTFVAICITAQEKERRAEEAGPLDYEMEVGEPGQEEPAISLPHGLKADEDELVAWIERERLSRGAA; encoded by the coding sequence ATGACCAGCACCGAGGGCACGACCACCAGTCCACAGATCGAGCAGTGGGCCGCCGCGCTCGCCCGCGGAGAGAAGGTCACGTTCCACCGCTCGCGCGCCAAGAACTTGCTCCTGGCGGTGCTGATGCTGCCGCTCGCCCTGATTCCCGCTGCCGTTGCACTCGCCACCACGTTCCCGGAGGCCATCATCTCGTGGCTGATCACGTTGCTGCTTCTGGGCTGCGCCGTCGTGTTCGGTCGGCGTGCCATGTCCCGCACTCCTCTGGCCGTCGTCACGGAGGAGGGCATCACCTCGGCGAAGAACACCGCCGCCGGACCGGTCCCGTGGGGGCAGATCACCCGCGTCACCACGCTCGCCTCGGGCGCGAGCACTTTCGTCGCGATCTGCATCACCGCGCAGGAGAAGGAACGGCGCGCCGAGGAGGCGGGCCCGCTGGACTACGAGATGGAGGTGGGGGAGCCCGGGCAGGAAGAACCCGCCATCTCGCTGCCGCACGGTCTGAAGGCCGATGAGGACGAGCTGGTCGCCTGGATCGAGCGGGAGCGGCTGTCGCGCGGAGCCGCCTGA
- a CDS encoding helix-turn-helix domain-containing protein, translating into MVQQTSVLDRRFMTFDDVKEVLSISSTQAYSLVRSGELRAIRVGGRGQWRIENAELEAYIQRSYFVPVSTS; encoded by the coding sequence ATGGTTCAGCAAACGAGCGTGCTCGATCGTCGATTCATGACCTTCGATGATGTGAAGGAAGTGCTCTCAATAAGCAGCACGCAGGCGTACTCACTCGTTCGCTCGGGCGAGCTACGTGCCATACGCGTAGGAGGGCGCGGACAGTGGCGGATCGAGAACGCAGAGCTCGAGGCATACATTCAGCGATCCTACTTCGTCCCTGTATCCACATCTTGA
- a CDS encoding site-specific DNA-methyltransferase: MPKKPHGRLELTWMGKDLALIPHEDGKYDYAWVDPSDPRVTEVRTLEETATVGQAASLLDGDGHMTAAGSDDNLLIVGDSGDALRSLGTIPEYRNRYEGQVKLVYIDPPFNTGKVFSRYSDQMEHSVWLTFMRDRIRDIKPLMAPDASIWVHLDDEEVHRMRALLDEEFGAENFVSEVAWQKAVTPRNNVRERLSAAHDYILVYRIGSGWLPKRLDESSVTDRRYKSPDGDPMPWRDHPIDSPGAVTHQGMVYAIQHPITGRLMYTKQGRSWGHEQSWLLEQMSEYAPYELRDIDDAEERARICGISASEVRQGVKAIMLAVPLEEAAKMAQERYDAGNWPIIYLTRKGQGKSGIQAKAYPNTQKKSAATMWFASEVGANIAGKSEVGDLFPDIAPFDTPKPERLLERILHIGSNPGDLVLDCFAGSGTTAAVAQKMGRRWVTVELLEETVETFIVPRLTKVIDGSDQGGISTRTDRVPAEGVELPDGMTALQAQTFNSALTKAAADVELEIDVASETARLARAAKKAGGSELSDEELAALARLAAKLAKTSETSIDVYAKALAPLRAATKTRNETTVRWSGGGGFTIARLGPSMYDVEDGPEGRTEVYLSQAATNGAWSAAVAAQLGYRRTADHPVFAGVKGRERLAVIDGVADEAVVRDLHARLAPGETVTVVAKAALEDSAALLRELAPGSTLRVAPAGLLQKGAVIR; this comes from the coding sequence GTGCCGAAGAAGCCGCACGGGCGTCTCGAGCTGACCTGGATGGGCAAGGATCTCGCCCTCATCCCGCACGAGGACGGCAAGTACGACTACGCGTGGGTCGATCCGAGCGATCCCCGGGTCACCGAGGTCCGCACCCTCGAGGAGACGGCGACGGTCGGGCAGGCTGCTTCTCTTCTTGACGGGGACGGACACATGACGGCCGCCGGCTCCGACGACAACCTCCTGATCGTCGGCGACTCGGGCGACGCCCTCCGATCGCTCGGCACGATCCCTGAGTACCGGAACCGGTACGAGGGGCAGGTGAAGCTGGTCTACATCGACCCGCCCTTCAACACCGGGAAGGTGTTCTCCCGGTACAGCGACCAGATGGAGCACTCTGTCTGGCTGACGTTCATGCGCGACCGGATCCGTGACATCAAGCCGCTCATGGCGCCGGACGCGTCCATCTGGGTGCATCTCGATGACGAAGAGGTTCACCGGATGCGGGCCCTGCTGGACGAGGAGTTCGGCGCGGAGAACTTCGTCTCCGAGGTCGCGTGGCAGAAAGCTGTCACCCCACGCAACAACGTTCGCGAGAGGCTGTCGGCAGCTCACGACTACATCCTCGTCTACCGAATCGGCAGCGGTTGGCTTCCCAAGCGGCTCGACGAGAGTTCGGTGACGGACCGCCGTTACAAGTCACCTGACGGCGACCCTATGCCGTGGCGTGATCACCCGATCGACTCGCCCGGCGCCGTGACTCACCAGGGCATGGTCTACGCGATCCAGCATCCGATCACCGGCCGACTCATGTACACGAAGCAGGGGCGCAGCTGGGGGCACGAGCAGTCCTGGTTGCTCGAGCAAATGTCCGAATACGCTCCGTACGAGCTCAGAGACATCGACGACGCCGAAGAGCGGGCTCGTATCTGCGGGATCTCCGCGTCCGAAGTGCGGCAGGGCGTGAAGGCAATCATGCTTGCCGTCCCGCTCGAGGAGGCCGCGAAGATGGCCCAGGAACGATATGACGCGGGGAACTGGCCCATCATCTACCTGACCCGCAAGGGGCAGGGGAAGAGCGGTATCCAGGCCAAGGCCTATCCCAACACGCAGAAGAAGTCGGCTGCGACCATGTGGTTCGCCTCGGAAGTCGGTGCGAACATCGCCGGCAAGTCCGAGGTTGGCGACCTGTTCCCGGACATCGCGCCGTTCGACACTCCGAAACCGGAGCGGCTACTTGAGCGGATTCTCCACATCGGCTCGAACCCGGGTGACCTGGTGCTGGACTGCTTCGCCGGGTCCGGCACGACGGCCGCGGTCGCGCAGAAGATGGGGCGCCGCTGGGTGACGGTCGAGTTGCTCGAGGAGACCGTCGAGACGTTCATCGTGCCGCGCCTGACGAAGGTGATCGATGGTAGCGACCAGGGCGGCATCTCGACCCGCACAGACCGCGTCCCCGCCGAAGGCGTCGAGCTCCCGGACGGGATGACCGCCTTGCAGGCGCAGACATTCAACTCGGCGCTTACGAAGGCGGCGGCCGACGTCGAGCTCGAGATCGATGTCGCCTCCGAGACCGCTCGTCTCGCCCGCGCGGCCAAGAAGGCCGGCGGCAGCGAGCTCAGCGATGAGGAACTCGCGGCCCTCGCCCGACTCGCCGCCAAGCTCGCCAAGACCTCCGAGACGAGCATTGACGTGTACGCGAAGGCTCTCGCGCCGCTCCGCGCGGCGACGAAGACCCGCAACGAGACGACCGTCCGCTGGTCGGGCGGCGGCGGGTTCACGATCGCGCGGCTCGGCCCTTCGATGTACGACGTCGAGGACGGGCCCGAGGGCCGCACCGAGGTGTACCTGTCACAGGCGGCGACCAACGGCGCCTGGTCCGCGGCGGTCGCCGCCCAGCTCGGCTACCGCCGCACCGCCGACCATCCTGTGTTCGCGGGGGTGAAGGGACGTGAACGTCTCGCGGTGATCGACGGGGTCGCCGACGAGGCCGTCGTCCGCGACCTCCACGCCCGTCTCGCACCGGGGGAGACCGTGACGGTGGTGGCGAAGGCCGCGCTCGAGGACTCCGCCGCGCTGCTGCGCGAGCTCGCCCCCGGATCCACCCTCCGTGTCGCACCGGCCGGACTGCTGCAGAAGGGAGCGGTCATCCGATGA
- a CDS encoding FGGY family carbohydrate kinase gives MPALLALDLGTSSAKAALLDLEGRTLAGGSAEYPTRRTEGGGTEQDPAHWGRAARESIAQIGPSAHEAAALCLTGQMQDLVLEGAAGAVRPAVLYTDQRAAAEAAQLREDLARDGMDWDHLAGNVQDASSCAAMARRLARHEPAALVSAHGLTFGPAGHLAHRLGAGLWCDATTAATTGLLEARTRSWSPAVARAAGLEAALLPRLTGALGEVVGRTGDSARDLLGLPAGIPLVLAPGDAGAAALGITGPAPGQDHASLGTSGWIASIRPAAPGTPPHGASHRLALGPGTELHISAVLAAGAAAAWARRAYLADLDATAADALLEAREREHGRGPTGLLVLPSLGGERFPVRDDTLRGAVLGLDAATGPRDLYAATLEGVAHALSHALDPADAGQVLPVVGGGAASAPWRRILADVTGRPVLHADSTDATLRGAALAGAEALGLDHRIAPLAAQGGELTAPDPSAAAAHAALRPAHRRLYATVAGAMR, from the coding sequence ATGCCCGCCCTCCTCGCCCTCGACCTCGGCACCTCCTCCGCGAAGGCGGCGCTGCTGGACCTCGAGGGCCGCACCCTCGCCGGCGGCAGCGCCGAGTACCCCACCCGGCGCACCGAGGGCGGTGGCACCGAGCAGGACCCCGCCCACTGGGGCCGCGCCGCCCGCGAGTCGATCGCGCAGATCGGCCCGTCGGCCCACGAGGCGGCGGCGCTGTGCCTCACCGGCCAGATGCAGGACCTGGTGCTCGAGGGCGCCGCCGGCGCGGTGCGCCCCGCCGTGCTGTACACCGACCAGCGCGCCGCGGCCGAGGCGGCGCAGCTCCGCGAGGACCTGGCCCGGGACGGCATGGACTGGGACCATTTGGCCGGGAACGTGCAGGACGCCAGCAGCTGCGCCGCGATGGCCCGCCGCCTCGCCCGGCACGAGCCGGCCGCCCTCGTCAGCGCCCACGGCCTCACCTTCGGCCCCGCCGGGCATCTCGCCCATCGGCTCGGCGCCGGCCTGTGGTGCGATGCCACCACCGCCGCGACCACCGGCCTGCTCGAGGCCCGCACCCGGTCCTGGTCGCCCGCGGTGGCCCGCGCCGCCGGCCTCGAGGCGGCGCTGCTGCCGCGGCTCACCGGCGCGCTCGGCGAGGTGGTGGGTCGCACCGGCGACAGCGCCCGCGACCTGCTGGGCCTGCCCGCCGGGATCCCGCTGGTGCTCGCCCCCGGGGACGCCGGCGCCGCCGCGCTCGGCATCACCGGCCCCGCCCCCGGCCAGGACCACGCCTCCCTCGGCACCAGCGGCTGGATCGCGAGCATCCGCCCCGCCGCGCCCGGCACGCCCCCGCACGGCGCCTCGCACCGTCTCGCCCTCGGCCCCGGCACGGAGCTGCACATCTCCGCCGTGCTCGCCGCCGGCGCCGCGGCCGCCTGGGCCCGCCGCGCCTACCTCGCGGACCTCGACGCCACCGCCGCCGACGCCCTGCTCGAGGCCCGCGAGCGCGAGCACGGCCGCGGGCCGACGGGCCTGCTCGTGCTGCCCTCGCTGGGCGGGGAGCGGTTCCCCGTGCGGGACGACACACTGCGCGGGGCCGTGCTCGGCCTTGACGCCGCCACCGGGCCGCGCGACCTCTACGCCGCCACCCTCGAAGGGGTCGCGCACGCCCTGTCCCACGCGCTCGACCCTGCGGACGCCGGCCAGGTGCTGCCCGTGGTCGGCGGGGGAGCGGCCTCCGCCCCGTGGCGCCGGATCCTCGCCGACGTCACCGGCCGCCCCGTGCTGCACGCCGACAGCACCGACGCGACGCTGCGCGGGGCTGCGCTCGCCGGCGCCGAGGCGCTGGGACTGGACCACCGGATCGCACCGCTGGCCGCGCAGGGCGGGGAGCTCACCGCGCCGGACCCGTCGGCCGCCGCCGCCCACGCCGCCCTGCGGCCCGCGCACCGCAGGCTCTACGCGACGGTCGCGGGCGCGATGCGCTGA
- a CDS encoding SDR family oxidoreductase — translation MRIAIAGGTGLLGGLVVDEATARGHHGVVLARSRGVDLTTGAGLDEALQGVEAVIDVTNVATLKAEASTAFFEAVTRTLLAGEERAGIRRHVALSIVGVDRAPFDYYAGKRAQERLIEASTVPWTILRATQFHEFAGQIHATAAVGPVHLAPRMRTQPIAAREVASRLVDLAESPARGGYVELAGPREESLVDMVRRWARATGHRGPIPAVPLPGRLGRAQRDGTLLPGDAAEIGEETFADWLRRTTG, via the coding sequence ATGCGTATCGCGATCGCAGGAGGGACGGGACTTCTGGGAGGGCTCGTCGTCGACGAGGCCACGGCACGGGGGCACCACGGCGTGGTGCTGGCACGCTCCCGCGGCGTGGACCTCACCACCGGTGCCGGGCTGGACGAGGCGCTGCAGGGTGTCGAGGCCGTCATCGACGTCACCAACGTCGCCACCCTGAAGGCTGAGGCGTCCACGGCGTTCTTCGAGGCCGTGACCCGCACCCTGCTGGCCGGCGAGGAGAGGGCCGGCATCCGCCGGCACGTGGCGCTGTCCATCGTGGGCGTGGACCGTGCCCCGTTCGACTACTACGCCGGCAAGCGCGCCCAGGAGCGGCTGATCGAGGCCTCCACCGTGCCGTGGACGATCCTGCGCGCCACCCAGTTCCACGAGTTCGCCGGGCAGATCCACGCCACCGCCGCGGTGGGACCCGTCCACCTCGCCCCGCGCATGCGCACCCAGCCGATCGCCGCGAGGGAGGTCGCCTCCCGGCTCGTGGACCTCGCCGAGTCCCCGGCGCGCGGCGGCTACGTGGAGCTCGCCGGGCCCCGCGAGGAGTCCCTGGTGGACATGGTGCGCCGCTGGGCCCGCGCCACCGGCCACCGCGGCCCGATCCCCGCCGTGCCGCTGCCGGGGAGGCTGGGCCGGGCTCAGCGCGACGGCACCCTGCTCCCTGGCGACGCCGCCGAGATCGGCGAGGAGACCTTTGCCGACTGGTTGCGGCGCACCACCGGGTGA
- the sigJ gene encoding RNA polymerase sigma factor SigJ encodes MTADDDAAALERERPALRGLAYRMLGSLSDAEDAVQEAFVRWMRLEDAQRAAIENPGAWMMRVTSRICLDMLGSARVRRESYVGPWLPEPVPAFADPARSAAAADPLDRVTLDDSVSMALQVVLETLTPAERVAFVLHDVFEMPFAQIAETVGRTVPATRQLASSARRKVRSRTEDAASRSRHDAVAAAFAAATDTGDVDALISLLDPAVTLTSDGGGKVSAARRPVHGGDRVARFLLGALTKHPDATVEPIATDDGLGFLITEHGSVDSVTVLGVRGERVTEVWLVRNPEKLTRWRRGDGAAEPHPARRRP; translated from the coding sequence ATGACGGCCGACGACGACGCCGCGGCGCTGGAGCGTGAACGCCCTGCGCTGCGCGGGCTCGCCTACCGGATGCTGGGCAGTCTCAGCGATGCGGAGGACGCGGTGCAGGAGGCGTTCGTGCGCTGGATGCGGCTGGAGGATGCGCAGCGCGCGGCGATCGAGAACCCGGGCGCGTGGATGATGCGCGTGACCTCCCGCATCTGCCTGGACATGCTGGGCTCGGCGCGGGTGCGCCGGGAGAGCTACGTGGGCCCGTGGCTGCCCGAGCCCGTGCCCGCCTTCGCCGATCCGGCCCGCTCCGCGGCCGCGGCGGATCCGCTGGATCGCGTCACGCTCGACGACTCGGTGAGCATGGCGCTGCAGGTGGTGCTCGAGACGCTCACGCCCGCGGAGCGGGTGGCGTTCGTGCTGCACGACGTGTTCGAGATGCCGTTCGCGCAGATCGCCGAGACGGTGGGCCGCACCGTGCCGGCCACCCGGCAGCTGGCCTCCTCGGCACGGCGCAAGGTGCGCTCCCGCACCGAGGACGCCGCCTCGCGCTCCCGGCACGACGCGGTCGCGGCGGCGTTCGCCGCCGCGACGGATACGGGCGACGTGGACGCCCTGATCTCGCTCCTGGACCCCGCCGTGACGCTCACCTCCGACGGCGGCGGGAAGGTCAGCGCCGCCCGGCGCCCGGTGCACGGCGGGGACAGGGTGGCCCGGTTCCTGTTGGGCGCGCTGACGAAGCATCCGGACGCGACGGTGGAGCCGATCGCGACCGACGACGGCCTCGGGTTCCTGATCACCGAGCACGGCAGCGTGGACAGCGTGACGGTGCTGGGAGTGCGCGGCGAGCGGGTCACCGAGGTGTGGCTGGTGCGGAACCCGGAGAAGCTCACGCGGTGGCGACGGGGCGACGGCGCCGCAGAACCCCACCCCGCAAGGAGACGACCATGA
- a CDS encoding homing endonuclease associated repeat-containing protein translates to MSTATLVPPAPAASTPPAEPITPTDLAPVGPATPPSQPPLEESAARQALDLAQQGFLAGEIGELLDLSPVRVEEALEAAVPGSSATIAGALRRRLRNWRREHENSPWWEAEATFGVPHAHVLRLVRVPRDREIGVVAAGEPGYLDAVLAGDSCRDQRASRSARLYTFCATLQEIGDLFGVTRERIRQILGKDTPWSSTDLHAAAKALAAARRAEHTAAVARWSHAHPAAPLEDGARELGLAEEQVRHLLGRRRTHHEPAFDGPRESTRRTEEQIIADLRAFHAATGATTCQAFTAWAREQGVPGHQTAAIRFGTWNEALSAAGIGEETGAPRSAFRDEDLWAAVLAAVQAETGGTTFRAVEEWLAAHSAAPSGALIRQRLCGHEGGSWSETVTTALAVLREPDTFDPAWVQAVTAPRDWDTDPAQEDPLDHVRAAIAALGPRITTARYAAWARENGRPTVATLQRRTGDVWTGILAAAGGEPNAAKVKNRSRVEVGQYVTRFLAAHPTATTVEYARWAPQHGAPSLTTVIGRFGTWNGAVEACR, encoded by the coding sequence ATGTCCACCGCCACGCTCGTCCCGCCCGCGCCCGCGGCGTCCACGCCGCCCGCGGAACCCATCACGCCCACCGACCTCGCGCCCGTCGGCCCCGCGACTCCCCCCTCCCAGCCGCCGCTGGAGGAGTCCGCGGCGCGGCAGGCGCTCGACCTCGCCCAGCAGGGCTTCCTGGCCGGAGAGATCGGCGAGCTGCTGGATCTCTCCCCGGTGCGCGTCGAGGAGGCGCTGGAGGCCGCGGTGCCGGGCAGCTCCGCCACCATCGCCGGGGCGCTGCGCCGCCGCCTGCGGAACTGGCGCCGCGAGCACGAGAACAGCCCCTGGTGGGAGGCGGAGGCGACGTTCGGCGTGCCGCACGCCCACGTGCTGCGCCTGGTGCGCGTGCCGCGGGACCGGGAGATCGGCGTGGTCGCCGCCGGGGAGCCCGGCTACCTCGACGCCGTCCTGGCCGGGGACTCCTGCCGGGACCAGCGGGCCAGCCGCAGCGCCCGCCTCTACACCTTCTGCGCCACCCTGCAGGAGATCGGGGACCTGTTCGGCGTGACCCGCGAGCGGATCCGCCAGATACTCGGCAAGGACACCCCGTGGTCCAGCACCGATCTGCACGCCGCCGCGAAGGCCCTCGCCGCCGCCCGCCGCGCCGAGCACACCGCCGCCGTGGCCCGCTGGTCGCACGCCCACCCGGCCGCGCCGCTGGAGGACGGGGCCCGGGAGCTGGGCCTTGCTGAGGAGCAGGTGCGCCACCTGCTGGGCCGGCGCCGCACCCACCACGAGCCCGCGTTCGACGGCCCGCGCGAGAGCACCCGCCGCACCGAGGAGCAGATCATCGCCGATCTCCGCGCCTTCCACGCCGCGACCGGCGCCACCACCTGCCAGGCCTTCACCGCCTGGGCGCGGGAGCAGGGCGTGCCCGGCCACCAGACCGCCGCGATCCGCTTCGGCACCTGGAACGAGGCGCTCTCCGCCGCCGGGATCGGCGAAGAGACCGGCGCCCCGCGCAGCGCCTTCCGCGATGAGGACCTGTGGGCCGCCGTGCTCGCCGCGGTGCAGGCCGAGACGGGCGGCACCACCTTCCGGGCCGTCGAGGAGTGGCTCGCCGCCCACTCCGCCGCACCCTCCGGGGCGCTGATCCGCCAGCGCCTGTGCGGGCACGAGGGCGGCAGCTGGTCCGAGACGGTCACCACCGCGCTCGCCGTGCTCCGCGAGCCGGACACCTTCGACCCCGCCTGGGTGCAGGCCGTCACCGCGCCCCGCGACTGGGACACCGACCCCGCGCAGGAGGATCCGCTGGACCACGTGCGCGCCGCGATCGCCGCGCTCGGCCCCCGGATCACCACCGCCCGCTACGCCGCCTGGGCGCGGGAGAACGGCCGGCCCACCGTCGCCACCCTGCAGCGCCGCACAGGTGACGTGTGGACCGGGATCCTCGCCGCGGCGGGCGGGGAGCCCAACGCCGCGAAGGTGAAGAACCGCAGCCGCGTCGAGGTGGGGCAGTACGTGACCCGCTTCCTCGCCGCGCACCCCACCGCCACCACCGTCGAGTACGCCCGGTGGGCGCCGCAGCATGGCGCCCCGTCCCTCACCACCGTGATCGGCCGCTTCGGCACCTGGAACGGCGCGGTGGAGGCGTGCCGGTGA